The Imtechella halotolerans DNA window AGAATACCATTACACACTTATGGGTGATTTAGATGGTAAGCTAAAGGTACGAGTACTCTTGGCTCAGGCTTTGTTCGGTAATCCGGACGTACTTATCATGGATGAGCCTACCAACGACTTGGATTTTGAAACCATTGGCTGGCTTGAAAACTTTTTAGCCAACTATGAGAATACAGTAATTGTGGTATCGCACGATCGTCACTTTCTGGACGCAGTGTGTACGCATATTTCGGATATTGACTTCGGAAAAATTAACCATTATAGTGGTAACTATACCTTTTGGTATGAAAGTAGCCAGTTAGCGGCACGTCAACGTGCACAACAAAACAAAAAGGCGGAAGAGAAAGCAAAAGAGCTTCAAGAGTTTATTCAGCGTTTTAGTGCAAACGTAGCGAAATCAAAACAAGCTACTTCTCGTAAAAAAATGTTGGAAAAGCTAAAAGTTGAGGATATTAAGCCTTCAAGCCGTCGTTATCCTGCCATAATTTTTGAACAAGAACGGGAAGCAGGTGATCAAATTCTGAATATGGATGGATTAGCTTCCTCGGTAGAAGGAGATCTGTTGTTTAAAAATGTGGATATCAATTTAGCCAAAGGCGATAAGGTTGCGGTAATTTCTAAAGATTCAAGAGCCACTTCTGCTTTTTATGAAATTCTCAGTGGTGAGCTTCAGGCCGATGCAGGTGAATTCCAATGGGGAGTAACTACCATACAATCCTATCTTCCGGTAGATAATAGCAAGTATTTTGATAATGATTTAACCTTGGTTGACTGGTTAAGACAGTATGCCAAGACTGATGAAGAGCGCGAGGAAGTACACATCCGAGGGTTTTTAGGGAAAATGCTTTTTAGCGGGGAAGAAGCCTTAAAGAAAAGTAGAGTACTATCAGGAGGAGAAAAAGTACGTTGTATGCTAAGTAGAATGATGTTACTTCGCGCTAATGTATTAATGCTTGATGAGCCTACCAATCACTTAGACTTGGAGAGTATTACGGCCTTCAATAATTCCCTTAAAAATTTCAAAGGAACAGTACTTTTCACCACTCATGACCACGAATTTGCACAAACAGTAGCTAATCGTATTATAGAGTTAACACCAGGTGGGGTAATTGATCGTTACCTTTCATTTGATG harbors:
- a CDS encoding ABC-F family ATP-binding cassette domain-containing protein; the encoded protein is MLSVSNLSVQFGKRILFDEVNVTFTQGNCYGIIGANGAGKSTFLKILSKKMEATSGHIFLEPGKRMSVLEQDHYAHDAHTVLDTVIMGNSVLSAVKKEMDALYADYSDENADRIGELQMQFDEMNGWNAESDAAALLSNLGIAEEYHYTLMGDLDGKLKVRVLLAQALFGNPDVLIMDEPTNDLDFETIGWLENFLANYENTVIVVSHDRHFLDAVCTHISDIDFGKINHYSGNYTFWYESSQLAARQRAQQNKKAEEKAKELQEFIQRFSANVAKSKQATSRKKMLEKLKVEDIKPSSRRYPAIIFEQEREAGDQILNMDGLASSVEGDLLFKNVDINLAKGDKVAVISKDSRATSAFYEILSGELQADAGEFQWGVTTIQSYLPVDNSKYFDNDLTLVDWLRQYAKTDEEREEVHIRGFLGKMLFSGEEALKKSRVLSGGEKVRCMLSRMMLLRANVLMLDEPTNHLDLESITAFNNSLKNFKGTVLFTTHDHEFAQTVANRIIELTPGGVIDRYLSFDDYMDDKSIQELRKKMYQK